In Flavobacterium sp. CS20, a single window of DNA contains:
- a CDS encoding Fic family protein, protein MKLLETLQEEKSSDLKGGIYHKTQIKLTYNTNRIEGSKLSEEQTRYIYETNTFFTEKGTNTANIDDIIETVNHFHCFDYMLEIANEPLSEKHIKKFHKILKLNTSDAKKEWFRVGAYKSKPNVVGGIETSKPNEVEKHIDELLKTYNKKNDIEIYDIIDFHYEFEAIHPFQDGNGRVGRLIMFKECLKNNIVPFIIEDEFKFLYYRGLTEYPKIKGYLVDTCLSAQDNYMELMKYFEIEK, encoded by the coding sequence ATGAAACTTTTAGAAACATTACAAGAAGAAAAATCGAGCGATCTAAAAGGTGGAATTTATCATAAAACTCAAATAAAGTTAACTTACAATACCAACAGAATTGAAGGCAGTAAATTATCTGAAGAACAAACAAGATACATATACGAAACCAATACCTTTTTTACTGAAAAGGGAACAAATACTGCAAACATTGACGATATTATTGAAACAGTGAATCATTTTCACTGTTTTGATTATATGTTAGAAATAGCAAACGAACCTCTATCAGAAAAACACATAAAAAAATTTCATAAAATCTTAAAATTAAACACTTCTGATGCTAAAAAAGAATGGTTTAGAGTTGGGGCATATAAGTCAAAGCCTAATGTTGTTGGAGGAATTGAAACATCCAAACCCAATGAGGTAGAAAAACACATTGATGAGTTGTTGAAAACTTATAATAAAAAGAATGATATTGAAATTTATGATATTATTGATTTTCATTATGAATTTGAGGCAATTCACCCATTTCAAGACGGAAATGGAAGAGTTGGAAGACTAATAATGTTTAAAGAATGTTTAAAAAATAACATTGTCCCATTTATTATTGAGGATGAATTTAAGTTTCTCTATTACAGAGGTTTGACTGAATACCCAAAAATAAAAGGCTATTTGGTTGATACCTGTCTATCAGCACAAGATAATTATATGGAATTAATGAAATATTTTGAAATCGAAAAATAA
- a CDS encoding DNA cytosine methyltransferase, producing the protein MIEVNHQNKELKNYNFIDLFAGIGGFHYALKSFGANCVFASEIDSKASEIYEINHGLKPNGDITKIKENEIPRHDILCAGFPCQAFSISGKQKGFEDTRGTLFFDIARIVDFHKPKILFLENVKNFVRHDNANTLKTVLNTLKNLNYEVFYKVLNTSKFGLPQNRERVYIIGFNKNEFEFIDFSFPDPNLVSSLEEIMDDNPVDAMVIERDDIDIYKDFKPTKNIFGELEIPNKPIQIGKVNKGGQGERIYHPIGHAITLSAYGGGVGSKTGLYKVKNVIRKLSPRECARIQGFPENFKLPKNSTEAYKQFGNSVSINTLQHIIKEIVKTINKNDRKSRIRLTDSKKWIQERKRHSPEIQ; encoded by the coding sequence ATGATAGAAGTTAATCATCAAAATAAAGAATTAAAAAACTACAATTTTATTGATCTTTTCGCGGGCATTGGTGGTTTTCACTATGCTTTAAAATCATTTGGAGCTAATTGTGTTTTTGCATCGGAAATTGATAGTAAAGCTTCTGAAATATATGAAATCAATCACGGTTTAAAGCCAAATGGAGATATAACGAAAATTAAAGAAAATGAAATACCCAGACACGATATATTGTGTGCTGGTTTTCCTTGTCAAGCATTTTCAATTTCTGGAAAACAAAAAGGCTTTGAAGATACACGAGGAACTTTATTCTTTGATATAGCTCGTATTGTAGATTTTCACAAACCAAAGATTTTGTTTCTTGAAAATGTTAAAAACTTTGTTAGACACGATAACGCTAACACCTTAAAAACTGTTTTAAACACCTTAAAAAATCTTAATTATGAAGTGTTTTACAAAGTTTTAAACACAAGCAAATTTGGACTTCCTCAAAATCGAGAAAGAGTTTATATTATAGGTTTCAATAAAAATGAATTTGAATTTATTGATTTTTCCTTTCCTGATCCAAATTTAGTATCATCATTAGAAGAAATCATGGATGATAATCCTGTCGATGCTATGGTTATCGAAAGAGATGACATTGATATATACAAAGATTTTAAACCTACTAAAAATATTTTTGGTGAACTTGAAATACCGAATAAGCCCATCCAAATTGGCAAAGTTAATAAAGGTGGTCAAGGCGAAAGAATATATCATCCAATTGGTCACGCAATAACTCTTTCTGCGTATGGAGGTGGCGTAGGTTCTAAAACAGGTCTCTACAAAGTAAAAAATGTAATTAGAAAACTATCTCCAAGAGAATGTGCAAGAATTCAAGGCTTTCCTGAAAATTTCAAATTACCCAAAAATTCAACAGAAGCTTATAAACAATTTGGCAATAGTGTATCAATCAACACGCTTCAACATATTATCAAAGAAATAGTAAAAACTATTAATAAAAATGACAGAAAATCAAGAATTAGGCTCACAGACAGCAAAAAATGGATTCAGGAACGAAAAAGACATAGTCCAGAAATTCAATAA
- a CDS encoding hotdog fold thioesterase — protein MINKNIDFFKQVIEQNVPIHKFLGLKLLLIEKGFVRVSVPFRDEVVGDFRRNRWHGGIIATIMDSVGGIVGGTHFKSFDDKLATIDLRIDYLKGAEASSIIVEGKIVRFGNRILVTKMKAFQNDELIADGKGVYNFSPQKK, from the coding sequence ATGATAAATAAAAACATTGATTTTTTTAAACAAGTTATTGAACAAAATGTCCCAATTCATAAATTTTTAGGTCTAAAATTATTATTGATAGAAAAAGGATTTGTCAGAGTCAGTGTGCCTTTTAGAGATGAAGTGGTTGGAGATTTTAGAAGAAACAGATGGCACGGCGGAATTATTGCTACAATAATGGATTCTGTTGGTGGAATTGTCGGCGGAACACATTTTAAATCTTTTGACGACAAATTAGCAACCATCGATTTAAGAATAGATTACCTCAAAGGTGCTGAAGCATCATCAATAATTGTAGAAGGTAAAATAGTTAGATTTGGAAATAGAATACTTGTAACCAAAATGAAAGCTTTTCAAAATGACGAACTTATTGCAGATGGAAAAGGCGTGTATAATTTTTCACCCCAAAAAAAGTAA
- the uvrA gene encoding excinuclease ABC subunit UvrA codes for MTKNPSQPNPLQNIIIKGAKMHNLKNIDVVIPRNKLVVITGLSGSGKSSLAFDTLYAEGQRRYVESLSSYARQFMGKLNKPKVDDIKGIAPAIAIEQKVNSTNPRSTVGTTTEIYDYLKLLYARIGKTYSPISGKIVKKDRVADVIDMVKSLEEKTKLLLLAPVQIDKKRKIKDHLEVLIKQGYSRIMYKGNVLRLDEALNKRITRKNLFLVVDRIVVKHNEDFYNRLADAVENAFYEGHGHIILKDTKTEKDYKFSNVFERDGMKFLEPNIHLFSFNNPYGACPECEGYGDVIGLDENLIIPNTGLSVYENAIYPWRGDSLSWYRNQLVKNAHHFDFPVHKPYYKLSDEQKDLIWEGNEYFTGLNAFFKELEAKSYKIQNRVLLSRYRGKTKCKTCKGKRLRPEANYVKIQNKSISELVDLSLDKILDFFKHLNLSEHDQKISKRLLKEITTRLQFLIDVGLSYLTLNRKSNTLSGGESQRINLATSLGSSLVGSMYILDEPSIGLHSRDGERLIGVLKNLRDLGNTVIVVEHDEDIMREADLIIDIGPEAGVHGGEVVAYGDFKRVCKSESLTGQYLSGRQKIEVPKQRRQIKKQLHIKGARDNNLKDIDVNIPLNMLTLITGVSGSGKSTLVKNILYPALCKALGIYGKKTGQFDALEGDIKSLEQVEYIDQNPIGRSSRSNPVTYAKAYDDIRYLFAEQKLSKLRNFKSRHFSFNVDGGRCEKCQGEGEITIQMQFMVDVHILCDACQGKRFKPEVIDVEFEGKNIDDILNLSIDEAIKFFGQHKKERIVSKLKPLQDVGLGYVALGQSSSTLSGGEAQRIKLATFLGKSHNTQNTLFIFDEPTTGLHFHDIKKLLKSFDALIEKGHSIIVIEHQLDLIKCADHIIDLGLEGGENGGYLVAEGTPEDLVKSKSSLTAKYLKSKLES; via the coding sequence ATGACAAAAAATCCATCTCAACCAAATCCGTTACAAAACATCATCATCAAAGGTGCAAAAATGCACAACCTTAAAAATATTGATGTTGTTATACCTAGAAATAAACTCGTTGTCATTACAGGATTATCTGGTTCTGGAAAATCTAGTTTGGCTTTCGACACGCTATATGCCGAAGGTCAACGCCGATATGTAGAGAGTTTGTCGTCTTACGCCAGGCAATTTATGGGTAAGCTCAACAAACCTAAAGTTGATGATATTAAAGGTATTGCCCCTGCTATTGCTATCGAGCAAAAAGTCAACAGCACTAATCCACGCTCTACGGTTGGCACAACAACAGAAATTTATGATTATTTAAAATTACTTTACGCCAGAATTGGCAAAACCTACTCACCTATTTCAGGCAAAATCGTCAAAAAAGATCGCGTTGCAGATGTTATTGATATGGTTAAAAGCCTTGAAGAAAAAACAAAACTCCTTCTACTCGCTCCTGTTCAAATTGACAAAAAACGTAAAATCAAAGATCATCTCGAAGTTTTGATCAAGCAAGGTTATAGCCGAATTATGTATAAAGGTAATGTGTTACGACTTGATGAAGCCCTCAACAAAAGAATTACTCGAAAAAACCTTTTCTTAGTTGTTGACCGTATCGTGGTTAAACATAATGAAGATTTTTACAATCGATTGGCAGATGCCGTTGAAAATGCTTTTTACGAAGGTCACGGTCATATCATTTTAAAAGACACTAAAACTGAAAAGGATTATAAATTCAGCAATGTCTTTGAGCGTGATGGCATGAAATTTCTTGAACCTAATATTCACTTATTTAGTTTTAACAATCCTTATGGTGCTTGTCCTGAATGTGAAGGATATGGCGATGTGATTGGTTTAGATGAAAATTTGATTATCCCAAATACAGGATTGAGCGTTTATGAAAATGCCATTTATCCTTGGCGTGGCGATTCTTTAAGTTGGTATCGCAACCAATTGGTAAAAAACGCTCATCATTTTGATTTTCCTGTTCACAAACCCTATTATAAACTTTCGGATGAGCAAAAAGATTTGATTTGGGAAGGCAATGAATATTTTACAGGGCTTAATGCTTTTTTTAAAGAACTTGAAGCCAAATCATATAAAATTCAAAATCGGGTTTTATTGTCACGCTATCGAGGTAAAACCAAATGCAAAACTTGTAAAGGAAAACGCTTGAGACCTGAAGCCAATTATGTTAAAATTCAAAACAAAAGCATTTCAGAATTAGTAGATTTGTCGCTTGATAAGATTTTAGATTTTTTTAAACATTTAAACCTATCAGAACACGACCAAAAAATATCTAAACGGCTTTTAAAAGAAATCACCACAAGACTTCAATTTTTGATAGATGTCGGTTTGAGTTATTTAACACTCAATCGAAAATCAAATACCTTATCGGGTGGCGAATCTCAACGCATCAATTTAGCAACTTCACTTGGAAGCAGTTTGGTGGGTTCAATGTACATTTTAGACGAACCTTCCATCGGATTACATTCTCGAGATGGCGAACGCTTGATTGGGGTTTTAAAAAACCTGAGAGATCTCGGCAATACCGTGATTGTAGTCGAACACGATGAAGATATCATGAGAGAAGCCGATTTGATTATCGATATAGGTCCTGAAGCTGGTGTTCACGGTGGAGAAGTTGTGGCTTATGGTGATTTTAAAAGGGTTTGTAAATCCGAATCTTTAACAGGACAATATTTAAGTGGCAGACAAAAAATTGAAGTCCCAAAACAAAGGCGACAAATTAAAAAACAACTGCATATCAAAGGTGCACGTGATAATAATCTAAAAGATATAGACGTCAATATCCCGCTGAATATGTTGACTTTGATCACAGGTGTTTCAGGAAGTGGCAAAAGTACATTAGTCAAAAATATTTTATATCCAGCACTGTGCAAAGCATTGGGAATTTACGGCAAAAAAACAGGTCAATTTGATGCCTTAGAAGGCGACATCAAAAGTCTTGAACAAGTAGAATATATTGACCAAAACCCGATTGGTCGTTCATCACGCTCAAATCCTGTAACATACGCAAAAGCCTATGACGATATCCGATATTTGTTTGCTGAGCAAAAGTTGTCGAAACTCAGAAATTTTAAATCTAGACATTTCAGTTTTAATGTGGATGGTGGCCGTTGTGAAAAATGTCAAGGCGAAGGTGAAATCACCATTCAAATGCAATTTATGGTCGACGTGCATATTTTATGTGATGCTTGCCAAGGCAAACGCTTTAAGCCAGAAGTCATTGATGTAGAATTTGAAGGTAAAAACATCGATGATATTCTTAACCTTAGCATAGATGAAGCTATAAAGTTTTTTGGGCAACACAAAAAAGAAAGAATCGTTAGCAAACTCAAACCGCTTCAAGATGTAGGATTAGGCTACGTGGCTTTAGGCCAAAGTTCTTCTACGCTATCTGGCGGTGAAGCTCAACGGATCAAACTCGCTACCTTTCTCGGCAAAAGTCACAATACGCAAAACACCTTGTTTATTTTTGATGAACCCACAACAGGACTGCATTTTCACGATATCAAAAAACTGTTAAAATCCTTTGATGCCTTAATTGAAAAAGGACATTCTATTATTGTGATAGAACACCAACTGGACTTGATAAAATGTGCTGATCACATCATAGATCTCGGACTTGAAGGTGGAGAAAACGGTGGTTATCTCGTAGCTGAAGGAACACCAGAAGACCTTGTGAAATCTAAATCATCTTTAACCGCTAAATATTTGAAAAGCAAGTTAGAATCTTAA
- a CDS encoding RNA polymerase sigma factor gives MKQQHTISEAELIRSYLDGNEHSLCQLINRHKHKIFGFIISKIQDRNLAEDVFQDTFIKVINTLKRGKYNEEGKFLPWVMRIAHNLVIDHFRKSNRMPKFDTKTDFDIFSVIKDEDLNVESNLIKDQIENDVKSLLKELPDDQREVLEMRIYNEYSFKEIAYKTDVSINTALGRMRYALINLRKIIEERNIILTEK, from the coding sequence ATGAAACAACAACACACCATTTCTGAAGCAGAATTAATCAGAAGTTACTTAGACGGTAACGAACATTCGTTATGTCAGCTTATCAATAGACATAAACATAAAATTTTTGGATTTATTATATCTAAAATCCAAGATAGAAATTTAGCCGAAGATGTTTTTCAAGACACGTTTATAAAAGTGATCAATACGCTAAAACGCGGTAAGTATAACGAAGAAGGTAAGTTTTTACCTTGGGTTATGCGTATAGCACACAATTTGGTGATTGACCATTTCAGGAAGAGCAATCGGATGCCAAAATTTGATACCAAAACTGATTTTGATATTTTTTCTGTCATTAAAGATGAAGATTTGAATGTGGAGTCAAATTTAATTAAAGATCAAATTGAAAACGATGTTAAATCTTTATTGAAAGAACTTCCTGATGACCAAAGAGAAGTTTTAGAAATGCGTATTTACAACGAATATAGCTTTAAAGAAATAGCTTACAAAACAGATGTCAGTATCAATACCGCTTTAGGTCGTATGCGTTATGCCTTGATTAATTTAAGAAAAATTATTGAGGAAAGAAATATCATTTTAACTGAAAAATAA
- the nth gene encoding endonuclease III: MKKSEKVNFVINTLNEIYPQISIPLDHKDPYTLLIAVLLSAQSTDVKVNQITPLLFEEADNPYDMVKLSIDQIREIIKPVGLSPMKSKGIHGLSEILIEKHNGQVPQSFEALEALPAVGHKTASVVMSQAFGVPAFPVDTHIHRLMYRWNLSSGKNVKQTEKDAKRLFPKALWNKLHLQIIWYGREYSPARGWDLDKDIITRTIGRPSVIKAYRKKSTRK; this comes from the coding sequence ATGAAGAAGTCTGAGAAAGTAAATTTCGTTATAAATACGTTAAATGAAATTTATCCACAAATTTCTATCCCTTTAGACCATAAAGATCCATATACATTACTGATTGCTGTTTTATTATCTGCACAAAGCACTGACGTTAAGGTTAATCAAATTACACCATTGCTTTTTGAAGAGGCTGACAATCCTTATGATATGGTTAAATTGAGTATCGACCAAATCAGAGAAATCATCAAACCTGTTGGCTTATCACCAATGAAATCTAAAGGCATTCACGGCTTATCAGAAATACTCATCGAAAAACACAATGGTCAAGTGCCACAAAGTTTTGAAGCTTTAGAAGCATTGCCTGCCGTTGGGCACAAAACCGCAAGCGTAGTCATGTCTCAAGCTTTTGGTGTGCCAGCGTTTCCTGTTGATACGCATATCCACCGACTGATGTATCGCTGGAATTTGTCGTCAGGCAAAAATGTAAAACAAACCGAAAAAGATGCCAAAAGATTGTTTCCAAAAGCTTTATGGAACAAGCTTCATCTTCAAATCATCTGGTATGGCAGAGAATATAGCCCAGCTCGAGGTTGGGATTTAGATAAAGATATTATTACCAGAACCATTGGCAGACCATCTGTAATAAAAGCCTACCGCAAAAAAAGCACCCGAAAGTAA
- the bcp gene encoding thioredoxin-dependent thiol peroxidase: MTTLKAGDNAPNFSAKDQDGNVHKLEDYKGKKLVVFFYPKASTPGCTAEACNLRDNWNSFQAKGYEILGVSADSPKRQQNFKAKYDLPFPLLADEDKSVIEDFGVWGPKKFMGKEYEGIHRTTFIIDEEGKIEEVISKVNTKAHAEQIL, from the coding sequence ATGACAACTTTAAAAGCCGGCGATAACGCCCCGAATTTTTCAGCAAAAGACCAAGATGGCAATGTTCATAAATTAGAAGACTACAAGGGTAAAAAACTGGTGGTCTTCTTTTATCCTAAAGCCAGCACACCAGGTTGCACAGCAGAAGCTTGTAATCTTCGTGACAACTGGAATTCTTTTCAAGCAAAAGGTTATGAAATTCTTGGTGTCAGTGCAGATTCACCAAAACGTCAACAAAATTTTAAAGCAAAATACGATTTGCCATTTCCTTTACTTGCTGATGAAGATAAATCTGTGATAGAGGACTTTGGCGTTTGGGGACCAAAAAAGTTTATGGGTAAAGAATACGAAGGTATTCACCGAACAACTTTTATTATTGATGAAGAAGGAAAGATTGAAGAAGTCATTTCAAAAGTCAATACCAAAGCTCACGCTGAACAGATTTTATAA
- a CDS encoding alpha-amylase family glycosyl hydrolase encodes MDSSLEGVNIVDQGNTLSISATTSLVANFELFANGTSIDTQNNTTTYNFNYTVNNDATFELVATEPISSEVQTAEFNVITTPVVNNAPVPAGMQDGINYDVNNPDEITLVLFAPNKSFVHVIGNFNGNDWNLNNTYLMNRDPSNDRFWITITGLNNQPTNDFLYQYVIDAEIKVADPYSELVLDSFNDPFIDNSVFPNIPAYPDGKTSEMVTWVRLNQPEYQWQVPNFQRPNQDELVVYELLIRDFDAAHTFDAVVNKLDYLENLGVNAIELMPVSEFDGNISWGYNPAFHGALDKYYGTPEDFKTFVDECHLRGIAVIIDVVYNHATGQNPYYRMWNDCNGCTGGQATSENPFFNVNDPNTTFSFFNDIDHESPATEDYLDHLNLYWLEEYNVDGFRYDFTKGFTNVVGDGGGFDSSRINNLNRMYDVVRAADPTAYLILEHFAPNSEETQLINHKLTTDPNEPGMQVWANFNYNYNQATMGFDNTDFSFIKYQNRGWSTPSNMSYMESHDEERLMFKNLEFGNSSGSYDIQNLNTALERMEIAGAFFFPIPGPKMIWQFGELGYDFSIDQCQNGTINGSCRTDPKPIPWSLGYDTNPNRTQVYDTWSKLIQLKLQEPIFETQNFTLEVADDIEKKIFLVDDNAGPNDLEFVIIVGNFGVNTITTQPFFQETGTWYNLMTETTLPVNDTNMSITLAPGEFKIYGNELVTLSNEDFSSFKNDIVIYPNPSSSYFSLNKSVENIVIYNVTGQVVKQFEGDFDTNHRFDIEDLNSGLYFVKAQSQDKTLSVKLLKD; translated from the coding sequence TTGGACAGCAGTCTCGAAGGTGTCAATATTGTTGATCAAGGCAATACTCTTTCTATTTCAGCTACAACAAGTTTAGTCGCTAATTTTGAATTGTTTGCTAATGGAACTTCTATAGACACGCAAAATAACACAACAACCTATAATTTTAATTACACTGTTAATAATGACGCTACATTTGAACTGGTTGCCACAGAACCTATCAGTAGTGAAGTTCAAACTGCTGAATTTAATGTCATAACTACACCTGTTGTGAATAATGCCCCAGTTCCAGCTGGAATGCAAGACGGTATAAATTATGATGTAAATAATCCTGACGAAATAACTTTAGTGCTTTTTGCACCAAACAAGAGTTTTGTTCACGTCATTGGTAATTTTAATGGCAACGATTGGAATCTCAACAATACCTATTTGATGAATCGAGATCCATCTAATGATAGATTTTGGATAACTATTACTGGATTGAATAATCAACCTACTAATGATTTTCTGTATCAATACGTCATCGATGCCGAAATTAAGGTTGCCGATCCTTATTCTGAATTGGTATTAGATTCGTTTAATGATCCATTTATTGATAATTCAGTATTTCCAAACATACCTGCATATCCTGATGGAAAAACCAGCGAAATGGTCACTTGGGTAAGATTAAACCAACCTGAATACCAATGGCAAGTCCCAAACTTTCAGCGTCCAAATCAAGACGAATTAGTGGTTTATGAATTATTGATCAGAGATTTTGACGCAGCTCACACCTTTGATGCCGTGGTCAATAAACTTGATTATTTAGAAAATTTAGGAGTTAATGCAATAGAATTGATGCCAGTTAGCGAGTTTGACGGTAATATCAGTTGGGGATATAATCCTGCGTTTCATGGTGCTTTAGACAAATATTATGGTACGCCAGAAGATTTTAAAACCTTTGTAGATGAATGCCATTTAAGAGGCATAGCTGTGATAATTGATGTGGTTTACAACCATGCTACGGGTCAAAATCCTTACTATAGAATGTGGAATGATTGCAATGGTTGCACAGGAGGTCAAGCTACAAGTGAAAATCCGTTTTTCAATGTCAATGATCCCAATACAACTTTTTCATTTTTTAATGATATTGATCACGAATCACCAGCAACCGAAGACTATCTTGATCATTTGAATTTGTATTGGTTAGAAGAATACAATGTAGATGGTTTTAGATATGATTTCACTAAAGGCTTTACCAATGTAGTTGGTGATGGTGGTGGTTTTGATAGTTCAAGGATAAACAACCTAAATAGAATGTATGATGTTGTGAGAGCAGCAGATCCAACAGCTTATTTGATTTTAGAGCATTTTGCACCAAACAGTGAAGAAACACAGTTAATCAACCACAAATTGACTACAGATCCTAACGAGCCAGGAATGCAAGTTTGGGCAAACTTTAACTACAACTATAACCAAGCAACTATGGGCTTTGATAACACAGATTTTTCTTTTATCAAATACCAAAACCGAGGTTGGTCAACGCCATCTAATATGAGCTATATGGAAAGCCATGACGAAGAACGATTGATGTTTAAAAACCTTGAATTTGGAAATAGTTCAGGATCTTATGACATCCAAAACTTAAACACAGCACTTGAACGTATGGAAATTGCTGGTGCCTTCTTCTTCCCTATTCCCGGACCGAAAATGATTTGGCAGTTTGGTGAATTAGGTTACGATTTTAGTATCGATCAATGCCAAAACGGAACTATTAATGGCAGCTGTAGAACTGATCCTAAACCAATACCATGGAGTTTAGGATATGATACTAACCCAAACAGAACTCAGGTTTATGATACTTGGAGTAAATTAATTCAACTCAAACTTCAAGAACCAATTTTTGAAACCCAAAACTTCACATTAGAAGTTGCTGATGATATAGAAAAGAAAATTTTCTTAGTCGATGACAATGCTGGTCCAAATGATCTGGAGTTTGTAATCATAGTTGGGAATTTTGGAGTTAATACCATAACAACCCAACCGTTCTTTCAAGAAACTGGCACTTGGTATAATTTGATGACCGAAACAACTTTGCCAGTCAATGATACCAATATGTCTATTACTCTTGCTCCAGGCGAATTTAAGATTTACGGCAATGAATTAGTAACTCTATCAAATGAAGATTTTAGTTCTTTCAAAAATGATATTGTCATATATCCAAATCCTTCATCAAGTTATTTTTCTCTGAATAAATCTGTTGAAAATATTGTGATATATAATGTTACAGGTCAAGTTGTAAAACAATTTGAAGGTGATTTTGATACCAATCACCGATTTGATATTGAAGATTTGAATAGTGGCTTGTATTTTGTAAAAGCCCAATCTCAAGATAAAACTTTGTCTGTTAAACTTTTAAAAGATTAA
- a CDS encoding SusF/SusE family outer membrane protein, translating into MKNKFLILTIICLGLFGLKSCTDDDNFRFQTPAEVEQLTITNSVLSEYVLSTETFSNIAERFTWVSPDFGVQSNISYSLEMSPDGSFDNPIEVANTADTQVTLTVEQLWNLAPEIGVDGIPSTSLTDENGDPILDENGDPIPNDRGEMFFRVVADLGTNANGNSPESISETQVLFVRLIEVEFIPPRDLFLVGNATVADWNNNNNNTPLVRDPDNSDLYTFTGKFLGTPNQFKLLEQRGLWQPQWGLSGGALASSEDLGQDPDPFDIPGGDGYYSITVDIENATFDIQPFDETGATTYTNIGIIGSATPNGWDADTAMTQSTFDPHLWYLTGVELIDGEAKFRADNDWAVNWGADTEFTGFASQDGPNIPVMGGTYDVWFNDLTETYVFVWIPQE; encoded by the coding sequence ATGAAAAATAAATTTTTAATCTTAACAATAATTTGCTTAGGTCTTTTTGGACTGAAGTCGTGCACAGATGATGACAACTTTAGATTTCAAACACCAGCAGAAGTAGAACAGCTAACAATCACAAACAGTGTTTTAAGTGAATATGTTTTATCAACTGAAACATTTAGTAATATAGCAGAAAGATTTACATGGGTAAGTCCCGACTTTGGTGTACAATCTAATATTTCTTATTCTTTAGAAATGTCACCTGATGGCTCTTTTGATAATCCTATTGAAGTTGCAAACACAGCAGATACTCAAGTTACCCTTACAGTTGAACAGCTTTGGAATTTAGCACCTGAAATTGGTGTCGATGGGATTCCATCAACAAGTTTAACCGATGAAAATGGCGATCCTATATTAGACGAAAACGGTGACCCAATTCCAAACGACAGAGGTGAAATGTTTTTTAGAGTTGTAGCTGATTTAGGAACAAATGCAAATGGAAACTCGCCAGAGTCAATATCAGAAACTCAAGTTTTGTTTGTGAGACTTATAGAAGTTGAATTTATTCCACCAAGAGATTTATTTTTAGTTGGTAATGCAACAGTCGCTGATTGGAATAACAATAACAATAACACTCCATTAGTCAGAGATCCTGACAATAGTGATTTATACACATTTACAGGTAAGTTTTTAGGAACACCAAATCAATTTAAACTCTTAGAGCAAAGAGGTTTATGGCAACCACAATGGGGTTTAAGCGGAGGAGCATTGGCTAGTTCTGAAGATTTAGGTCAAGACCCTGATCCATTTGACATTCCTGGTGGCGATGGCTATTATAGTATCACTGTTGATATAGAAAACGCTACATTTGACATTCAACCTTTTGATGAAACTGGGGCTACAACATACACTAATATCGGTATAATTGGTAGTGCCACGCCAAACGGTTGGGATGCTGATACAGCTATGACTCAATCAACTTTTGACCCACATTTATGGTATCTTACTGGCGTTGAATTAATTGACGGTGAAGCCAAATTCAGAGCAGATAATGATTGGGCTGTCAATTGGGGAGCCGATACAGAGTTCACAGGTTTTGCTTCTCAAGATGGACCTAATATACCTGTAATGGGCGGAACTTATGATGTATGGTTTAATGACCTGACTGAAACTTATGTCTTTGTCTGGATACCACAAGAATAA